Within the Saccharopolyspora gloriosae genome, the region TGCTCGACCACGACTCCGATCCGGCGGTGCTCGGGGCGCCGTACCTGATCAGCGAGAACGTCCCGGGCGAAACGATTCCGCGGCGGCTGCTGCGGGAACCGGAGTTCGATCAGGTGCGCCCGACGCTGGCCGCCGAGCTCGGCCGGGTGCTCGCCCGCGTCCACCGCATCCCGCCCGAACAGGTTCCCGGTCTGACCGGGCCGGACCCGCTGGCCGCGTTGGAGGCCGACCACGCGCGGCACGCCGAACCGCTGCCCGCGCTGGAGCTCGGCCTCCGGTGGCTGCGGGAGAACCGGCCGCCTCCGGCCGGAGATGTCGTGGTGCACGGGGATTTCCGCAACGGCAACCTCATCGTCGGTGCTGACGGCTTGCGCGCGGTGCTCGATTGGGAGCTGGTGCACCGGGGCGACCCGCTGGAGGACCTGGGGTGGCTGTGCGTCAAGGCCTGGCGGTTCGCCTCCGCCGCGCCGGTCGGCGGGTTCGGGGAACGCGCGGATCTGCTCGCCGGATACGCCGAGGAAGCGGGCTGGGCACCGGACCCGGCGGCGGTGCACTGGTGGGAGGTGTACGGGACGGCGAAGTGGGCCGTCGGCTGCCGCGACATGGCCCGGCGGCACCTGACCGGCACCGATGGCTCGGTGGAACTCGCCGCGATTGGCAGGCGAGTGTGCGAGCAGGAGCACGATTTGCTG harbors:
- a CDS encoding phosphotransferase family protein, which encodes MSTASEQLRISLTARLTEVLGTAVEVSAPERLTGGASRETWTFRATTATAGYPLILRRDPPGYDRPESMGVEAAVIAAAARCGVPVPALLDHDSDPAVLGAPYLISENVPGETIPRRLLREPEFDQVRPTLAAELGRVLARVHRIPPEQVPGLTGPDPLAALEADHARHAEPLPALELGLRWLRENRPPPAGDVVVHGDFRNGNLIVGADGLRAVLDWELVHRGDPLEDLGWLCVKAWRFASAAPVGGFGERADLLAGYAEEAGWAPDPAAVHWWEVYGTAKWAVGCRDMARRHLTGTDGSVELAAIGRRVCEQEHDLLLALGIPAAPADAEPPDVPEPALHGRPTATELVAAVAEFLRTDARPALDGRSRFHALVAENVLGTVERELRLGPEQQRRRQDRLAALGYRDEAELAAAIRAGADGAEILAALREGVTDRLLVANPRYLENP